The following are encoded in a window of Algiphilus aromaticivorans DG1253 genomic DNA:
- the rnd gene encoding ribonuclease D has translation MPGILLTMQPQLIADDAALTALLQRLSSSDWVTVDTEFVRERTYFAQLCLVQIGNAEEVACVDALTVNMAPLWAFLAEPARIKVMHSASQDMEIFVQHTGDCPRPLFDTQVAAAMLGLGDQISYAALVEQRLGVTLDKSQSRTDWSARPLKPAQLDYAADDVRQLGRLYPELRDALEAAGRSEWLREDCESICEPARYRPNPDGAWQRLKGLGRLAPDSQHAAAALAHWREERALASDRPRRWVLDDETLLAIAAAMPTDEAQLRALEGIAPRSLDHWGKTWLERIAQAPRELEPLVEDLRPDAAHKALVKKLGQTVRSRAETLGVPPSLLAARAGLERLAREGAGSAIPALQGWRRQQVGEALLATLDSA, from the coding sequence ATGCCCGGTATTCTACTCACCATGCAGCCGCAGCTAATCGCCGACGACGCCGCCCTTACCGCCCTGCTTCAGCGCCTGTCGAGCTCGGACTGGGTGACCGTCGATACCGAGTTCGTGCGCGAGCGCACCTATTTCGCCCAGCTCTGCCTGGTGCAGATCGGCAACGCCGAGGAGGTCGCCTGCGTCGATGCACTGACGGTGAACATGGCGCCACTGTGGGCGTTCCTGGCCGAGCCGGCGCGTATCAAGGTGATGCATTCGGCCTCGCAGGACATGGAGATCTTCGTCCAGCACACCGGCGACTGCCCGCGGCCGCTGTTCGACACACAGGTTGCCGCAGCCATGCTCGGCCTGGGCGATCAGATCAGCTACGCCGCGCTGGTCGAGCAGCGGCTGGGCGTGACGCTCGACAAGTCGCAGTCGCGCACGGACTGGTCGGCGCGACCGCTGAAGCCGGCCCAACTCGATTACGCCGCCGACGACGTGCGGCAACTGGGCAGGCTGTACCCCGAGTTGCGCGACGCACTGGAAGCCGCCGGACGCAGCGAATGGCTGCGCGAAGACTGTGAATCGATCTGCGAACCGGCCCGTTACCGGCCCAACCCCGATGGCGCCTGGCAGCGTCTGAAGGGACTGGGCCGGCTGGCGCCGGACTCTCAGCACGCCGCGGCGGCGCTGGCGCACTGGCGCGAGGAGCGCGCCCTGGCCAGCGACCGCCCGCGCCGCTGGGTGCTCGACGACGAGACGCTGCTCGCCATTGCCGCCGCCATGCCCACCGACGAGGCGCAGCTGCGTGCGCTCGAAGGCATCGCCCCGCGCAGTCTGGATCACTGGGGAAAGACCTGGCTGGAGCGCATCGCACAGGCGCCGAGAGAACTCGAACCACTAGTGGAAGATCTGCGCCCGGATGCCGCGCACAAGGCGCTGGTCAAGAAACTCGGACAGACCGTGCGCAGCCGCGCGGAGACGCTGGGGGTGCCGCCCAGCCTGCTGGCGGCGCGCGCCGGGCTGGAGCGGCTGGCGCGCGAGGGCGCGGGCAGCGCCATTCCGGCGCTGCAGGGCTGGCGCCGTCAGCAGGTGGGCGAGGCCCTGCTCGCCACCCTCGACAGCGCCTGA
- a CDS encoding adenylate kinase, whose product MSKRLVLLGAPGSGKGTQGALLMERLGIPQVSTGDLLRAAVAAGSELGLKAKAAMDAGELVADEVVIGMIRERLNEPDAANGYILDGFPRSRPQAEALDELLIALGKPLDRVVHLEADEEEIVKRLLERGRADDTEETIRNRMKVFRDQTHPLLKYYEERDLLVTVKGVGDIEDIYGRIEQAVNA is encoded by the coding sequence ATGAGCAAACGACTTGTTCTGCTGGGTGCGCCCGGCTCCGGGAAGGGTACCCAGGGTGCGCTGCTGATGGAGCGCCTCGGCATTCCCCAGGTTTCTACCGGCGATTTGCTGCGCGCGGCCGTGGCCGCCGGCAGCGAGCTCGGCCTTAAGGCCAAGGCGGCGATGGATGCCGGCGAGCTGGTGGCTGACGAGGTCGTCATCGGCATGATCCGCGAGCGGCTCAATGAGCCGGACGCCGCCAACGGCTACATTCTTGACGGCTTTCCGCGCAGCCGGCCCCAGGCCGAGGCGCTGGACGAGCTGTTGATCGCGTTGGGCAAGCCGCTGGATCGCGTTGTGCACCTGGAGGCCGACGAGGAAGAGATCGTCAAGCGTCTGCTGGAGCGCGGTCGTGCCGACGATACCGAGGAGACCATCCGCAATCGCATGAAGGTCTTCCGCGACCAGACGCATCCGCTGCTCAAGTATTACGAGGAGCGCGACCTGCTCGTCACCGTCAAGGGTGTCGGTGACATCGAGGACATCTACGGCCGCATCGAGCAGGCTGTTAACGCCTGA
- a CDS encoding 6-phosphofructokinase, with the protein MAEQRNAFYAQSGGVTAVINASAAGVIEAAREHPEAIGTVYAGANGILGALHEELIDTSTLSADDLQALKRTPAGAFGSCRHKLKGFDRNLAEYERLIEVFKAFDIGYFFYNGGGDSADTCDKISQLGERMGYPIRAVHVPKTMDNDLPETDCCPGFGSVAKYTAVSIAEASLDIASMARSSTKVFILEVMGRHAGWTAAAGGLAAREADDGPQILLFPEVAFDPERFLAKVRETVERVGWCTIVASEGITNPDGSLFAEAGGTDAFGHKQLGGVAPRLADMIKAELGYKHHHAVADYLMRAARHIASATDLEQSYAVGRAAVEKAVAGRSGIMVTIDRESDSPYRWSIGEASLEAVANNERMMPREFISEDGFHITEAARRYLQPLIAGEAYPAYRDGLPDYFRFKPQLVAPRTGRRYEAA; encoded by the coding sequence ATGGCCGAGCAACGCAACGCTTTCTACGCGCAGTCCGGCGGCGTCACCGCCGTCATCAACGCTTCCGCCGCCGGGGTCATCGAGGCCGCCCGCGAGCATCCCGAGGCCATCGGCACGGTCTACGCCGGCGCCAACGGCATCCTCGGTGCGCTGCACGAGGAACTGATCGATACCAGCACGCTGAGCGCCGATGACCTGCAAGCGCTCAAGCGCACGCCGGCCGGCGCCTTCGGCTCCTGCCGCCACAAGCTCAAGGGCTTCGACCGCAATCTCGCCGAGTACGAGCGCCTGATTGAGGTCTTCAAGGCCTTCGATATCGGCTACTTCTTCTACAACGGCGGCGGCGACTCGGCCGACACCTGCGACAAGATCAGCCAGCTCGGTGAGCGCATGGGCTACCCCATCCGTGCGGTTCACGTGCCCAAGACCATGGACAACGACCTGCCCGAGACCGACTGCTGCCCCGGCTTCGGCTCGGTGGCCAAGTACACCGCCGTGTCCATCGCCGAAGCCAGCCTGGACATCGCCTCCATGGCGCGCAGCTCCACCAAGGTCTTCATCCTGGAGGTGATGGGCCGCCACGCCGGCTGGACCGCCGCGGCCGGCGGCCTGGCCGCGCGCGAAGCCGACGACGGCCCGCAGATCCTGCTCTTTCCGGAGGTCGCCTTCGATCCCGAGCGCTTTCTCGCCAAGGTGCGCGAAACCGTCGAACGCGTCGGCTGGTGCACCATCGTCGCCTCCGAGGGCATCACCAACCCGGACGGCAGCCTCTTCGCCGAAGCCGGCGGCACCGACGCCTTCGGCCACAAGCAGCTGGGCGGCGTCGCGCCGCGACTGGCCGACATGATCAAAGCCGAGCTCGGCTACAAGCATCACCATGCCGTAGCCGACTACCTGATGCGCGCGGCGCGCCACATCGCCTCGGCCACCGACCTCGAACAGAGCTACGCAGTCGGCCGCGCGGCCGTAGAGAAAGCCGTGGCCGGACGCAGCGGCATCATGGTGACCATCGACCGCGAATCCGACAGCCCCTACCGCTGGAGCATCGGCGAAGCGTCGCTGGAAGCAGTCGCCAACAACGAGCGCATGATGCCGCGTGAGTTCATCAGCGAGGACGGCTTTCACATCACCGAGGCCGCCCGCCGCTATCTGCAGCCGCTGATCGCCGGAGAGGCCTATCCGGCCTATCGTGACGGCCTGCCCGACTATTTCCGCTTCAAGCCACAGCTGGTCGCTCCCCGCACCGGCCGGCGCTACGAAGCGGCCTGA
- the ppa gene encoding inorganic diphosphatase, with translation MSFKDLDPGKKAPDEFLVVIEIAANAGPVKYEVDKDTGLLIVDRFMNVAMHYPANYGYVPGTLYDDGDPVDVLVLTPHDIIPGSAIKCRAVAVLDTEDESGMDAKILAVPTDKVSTGYYKDMKDLADVPERLQNEIRHFFERYKDLEEGKWVKISGWRDAAAAKGEISKSIEAYKKS, from the coding sequence ATGAGTTTCAAGGACCTCGACCCGGGCAAGAAGGCGCCCGATGAATTCCTAGTCGTCATCGAGATCGCCGCCAACGCCGGCCCGGTCAAGTACGAAGTCGACAAGGACACCGGCCTGCTGATCGTCGACCGCTTCATGAACGTCGCCATGCACTACCCGGCCAACTACGGCTACGTGCCCGGCACGCTCTACGACGACGGCGACCCGGTCGACGTACTGGTGCTGACGCCGCATGACATCATCCCGGGCAGCGCCATCAAATGCCGCGCGGTGGCCGTGCTCGATACCGAGGACGAATCCGGCATGGACGCCAAGATCCTGGCCGTGCCGACCGACAAGGTCTCCACCGGCTACTACAAGGACATGAAGGACCTCGCCGACGTGCCGGAGCGCCTGCAGAACGAGATCCGCCACTTCTTCGAGCGCTACAAAGACCTCGAGGAAGGCAAGTGGGTCAAGATCTCCGGCTGGCGCGATGCCGCCGCGGCCAAGGGCGAGATCAGCAAGTCCATCGAGGCTTACAAGAAGAGCTGA
- a CDS encoding DUF4870 family protein, which produces MNEIIEDRPTPGSEGGDHGNEGERNVVIIAYILHACAVFTGLTAIVGVIINHLKVNDTDSAFIRSHHRWMLRTFWWGLLWSLICGVLTLIFIGLIGYAILAIWWIYRIVRGLLAFAERRQLPLPD; this is translated from the coding sequence ATGAACGAGATCATCGAGGACCGCCCGACGCCGGGCAGCGAAGGCGGCGACCACGGCAACGAGGGCGAGCGCAACGTCGTCATCATCGCCTACATCCTGCACGCCTGCGCCGTCTTCACTGGCCTGACCGCCATCGTCGGCGTCATCATCAATCACCTCAAGGTCAACGACACCGACAGCGCCTTCATCCGTAGCCATCACCGCTGGATGCTGCGCACCTTCTGGTGGGGTCTGCTCTGGTCGTTGATCTGCGGCGTGCTGACACTGATCTTCATCGGCTTGATCGGCTACGCCATCCTCGCCATCTGGTGGATCTACCGCATCGTGCGCGGCCTGCTCGCCTTCGCCGAGCGGCGACAACTTCCGCTGCCGGACTGA
- a CDS encoding AAA family ATPase codes for MTPLFAVVALMGLPGSGKSTLAAELAARTGLVVLDRDAMRAAMFPAHVSGVDEKPAANAALWQALRAMLAGGQGAIIDGMTFASVGNRRIAAGMAAAYGARWLGVELRVSLRTAQQRVRAQAHSSKERTPKLVRQVAARFAPAEAGTLVVSGMLPVEDQLAEVLAALKA; via the coding sequence ATGACGCCGCTCTTTGCTGTCGTTGCTTTGATGGGGCTGCCTGGCAGCGGCAAGTCGACTCTGGCCGCAGAATTGGCAGCGCGTACCGGCTTGGTGGTACTGGACCGCGACGCCATGCGCGCGGCGATGTTCCCGGCGCATGTGTCCGGCGTCGACGAGAAGCCGGCGGCTAACGCCGCGCTCTGGCAGGCGCTGCGCGCGATGCTTGCCGGTGGTCAGGGAGCCATCATCGATGGCATGACCTTCGCTTCCGTGGGGAATCGGCGCATCGCCGCGGGTATGGCGGCGGCCTACGGGGCACGCTGGCTAGGGGTGGAGCTGCGCGTGAGCCTGCGCACGGCGCAGCAGCGTGTACGCGCCCAGGCGCACAGCTCCAAGGAACGTACGCCGAAGCTCGTGCGGCAGGTTGCGGCGCGCTTCGCACCGGCCGAGGCGGGCACGCTGGTGGTGAGCGGGATGCTGCCCGTCGAGGATCAGCTGGCCGAAGTACTGGCTGCGCTCAAGGCCTAG
- a CDS encoding ROK family protein yields the protein MSSTYRIGVDLGGTKIEVALLDAEGEFVARRREATPVGDYGAIIRQVREMVTAVEREQGLTGVPVGAGTPGAVSRATGRMKNSNSVCLNDQMLREDLMAALGREVRIANDADCFALSEATDGAAAGGGTVFGVILGTGVGGGVVVDGRLLAGPNAIAGEWGHNPLPWPRPEWNEVPGPKGWDGRYGSIETWCCGPGLLADHERSGGQAENAQAICAAAEAGDHQAMATLARWEDRLARALASIVNILDPEVIVVGGGLSGIDRMYRHVPALWTEWVFSDRVDTKLVPARFGDSSGVRGAAWLWPLEGQ from the coding sequence ATGTCTTCCACCTACCGCATCGGCGTCGATCTCGGCGGCACGAAGATCGAGGTCGCATTGCTCGATGCGGAGGGCGAGTTCGTTGCGCGGCGGCGGGAGGCGACGCCGGTTGGTGACTATGGCGCGATCATCCGGCAGGTTCGGGAGATGGTGACGGCCGTGGAGCGTGAGCAGGGCTTGACGGGCGTGCCGGTGGGGGCCGGTACGCCGGGGGCGGTGTCGCGGGCAACGGGGCGGATGAAGAACTCGAATTCCGTCTGCCTGAATGACCAGATGCTGCGCGAAGACCTGATGGCGGCGCTGGGGCGCGAGGTGCGCATTGCCAACGACGCGGACTGCTTCGCGCTGTCGGAGGCTACGGACGGTGCAGCGGCTGGTGGGGGCACGGTCTTCGGCGTGATTCTCGGTACCGGTGTTGGCGGCGGCGTTGTTGTCGACGGTCGGCTGCTGGCCGGGCCCAACGCCATCGCTGGCGAGTGGGGGCATAACCCCTTGCCCTGGCCGCGACCGGAATGGAATGAGGTGCCGGGCCCGAAGGGCTGGGATGGTCGCTATGGCTCCATCGAGACCTGGTGCTGCGGCCCAGGTCTGCTCGCCGATCACGAGCGCAGTGGTGGCCAGGCAGAGAATGCTCAGGCGATCTGCGCGGCGGCCGAGGCCGGCGATCATCAGGCCATGGCGACGCTGGCGCGTTGGGAGGACCGGCTGGCGCGGGCGCTGGCCAGCATCGTTAATATTCTCGATCCAGAGGTGATCGTCGTCGGCGGCGGCCTGTCCGGCATTGATCGGATGTACCGGCACGTCCCGGCGCTGTGGACGGAGTGGGTGTTCTCGGACCGGGTGGATACCAAGCTGGTGCCGGCGCGCTTTGGCGACAGCTCCGGCGTGCGCGGCGCGGCGTGGCTGTGGCCACTGGAAGGGCAGTGA
- the cas2e gene encoding type I-E CRISPR-associated endoribonuclease Cas2e gives MIVIVLENAPPRLRGRLAVWLLEVRAGVYVGEYGKKVREYLWEQVEEMIEEGNAVIVWRDSGNDAGFSFQTLGENRRVPVQFDGVSLVEFLPEAALPREGRSDL, from the coding sequence ATGATCGTCATCGTCCTCGAGAATGCCCCGCCGCGACTGCGCGGTCGATTGGCTGTCTGGCTGCTCGAAGTACGTGCGGGGGTTTACGTGGGGGAATACGGTAAGAAGGTGCGCGAGTATCTTTGGGAACAAGTGGAAGAGATGATCGAGGAAGGCAATGCGGTCATCGTCTGGCGCGATTCGGGCAACGATGCTGGCTTCAGCTTTCAGACACTCGGTGAGAATCGGCGGGTGCCGGTTCAGTTCGACGGTGTGTCGCTGGTTGAATTCCTGCCCGAAGCGGCTCTGCCTCGCGAGGGGCGCAGCGATCTTTAA
- the cas1e gene encoding type I-E CRISPR-associated endonuclease Cas1e — protein MASSSGWMPLKPLPMKERMSILFVEKGQLDVLDGAFVVVDKNGVRTHIPVGGVACLMLEIGTRISHAAVRLAAQVGTLLVWIGEGGVRLYSAGQPGGARADRLLYQAKLALDDDLRLKVVREMYRRRFGEEPPARRSVDQLRGIEGVRVREMYKQLAKQFGVQWSGRDYDVDNWQGTDIVNRCLSAATSCLYGVSEAAVLAAGYAPAIGFIHTGKPLSFVYDVADLYKFETVVPIAFSVAAKRGREPERDVRLQCRDVFRKSKVLQRIIPDIENILAAGEIKPPEAHAEQVGPAIANPESLGDPGHRSQ, from the coding sequence ATGGCGAGTTCATCAGGTTGGATGCCCCTCAAGCCACTTCCCATGAAGGAACGAATGTCGATTCTCTTCGTCGAGAAGGGGCAGCTCGACGTGCTGGATGGCGCTTTTGTAGTCGTCGACAAGAATGGCGTCCGCACCCACATCCCGGTCGGTGGCGTTGCCTGCCTGATGCTGGAAATCGGTACGCGTATTTCTCATGCGGCCGTGCGGCTGGCCGCTCAGGTGGGCACGCTTCTCGTGTGGATCGGCGAAGGCGGCGTTCGGCTCTACTCGGCCGGGCAGCCCGGTGGCGCGCGTGCGGACCGCTTGCTCTATCAGGCGAAGCTGGCGCTCGATGATGATCTTCGCCTCAAGGTCGTCCGTGAGATGTATCGTCGTCGCTTCGGGGAGGAGCCGCCGGCTCGCCGCAGCGTCGACCAGTTGCGCGGGATCGAAGGGGTACGCGTCCGCGAGATGTACAAGCAGCTCGCGAAGCAGTTCGGGGTGCAATGGTCGGGCCGCGACTACGACGTCGACAATTGGCAGGGCACGGACATCGTCAACCGCTGCCTCTCCGCGGCGACCTCCTGCCTTTATGGCGTTTCGGAAGCGGCTGTGCTGGCGGCCGGCTACGCCCCCGCTATCGGCTTCATCCATACCGGCAAGCCGCTGAGTTTCGTTTACGACGTCGCCGACCTCTACAAGTTCGAAACCGTTGTGCCCATTGCGTTCTCGGTGGCCGCGAAGCGCGGGCGCGAGCCGGAGCGGGATGTGCGTCTGCAATGCCGAGATGTGTTCCGAAAATCGAAGGTGTTGCAACGCATCATCCCGGACATCGAGAACATTCTCGCGGCGGGTGAGATCAAGCCGCCAGAAGCGCACGCAGAGCAAGTCGGCCCCGCCATCGCCAATCCGGAGAGCCTGGGCGACCCCGGGCACCGCAGCCAATGA
- a CDS encoding DUF3368 domain-containing protein, whose product MASTERLLVADTGPLLALARVDGLAWLANGFGQVLVPRVVWKESQHHPSREDAKALRKAIKTEAAFSLCASATHPWLADLPLGAGERAAISVALRRDAWVLMDDRAARSIARNCEVLVIGTLGVLVMAKRHGSLDEVAPIVRKLRGSGYFLGTALVRETLRICGEL is encoded by the coding sequence TTGGCCTCGACTGAGCGGCTGCTTGTTGCCGACACCGGGCCGTTGCTGGCGCTTGCCCGGGTCGACGGGCTTGCGTGGTTGGCGAACGGTTTTGGTCAAGTCCTCGTGCCGCGCGTGGTCTGGAAGGAGAGCCAGCACCATCCTTCGCGCGAAGACGCGAAAGCATTGCGCAAGGCCATCAAGACGGAGGCTGCTTTCAGCCTATGCGCCAGCGCTACGCACCCTTGGCTGGCCGACCTCCCGCTAGGTGCGGGCGAGCGTGCCGCTATCAGCGTCGCGCTGCGGCGCGATGCATGGGTATTGATGGATGACCGTGCGGCGAGATCAATCGCGCGCAACTGCGAAGTGCTCGTGATCGGGACATTGGGGGTGCTCGTAATGGCCAAACGACACGGCTCGCTGGACGAGGTGGCTCCGATAGTCCGCAAGCTGCGCGGGAGCGGTTACTTCCTGGGGACCGCGCTGGTCCGTGAAACGCTGCGTATCTGCGGAGAGCTGTGA
- a CDS encoding type II toxin-antitoxin system prevent-host-death family antitoxin, whose product MLRHKHMENFTIRDLRERTGELVRGAEAGKLSLVSKRGNPLFVAVPFSESLLTGGVRTALALQLVRDGTISQGVAAELAGMSRSDFLDLMARHRVPAAGYPVDELREELTGLGLD is encoded by the coding sequence ATGCTGAGGCACAAGCACATGGAAAACTTCACGATCCGTGATTTACGCGAGCGCACCGGTGAGCTGGTGCGCGGCGCCGAAGCCGGCAAACTCTCGCTGGTATCCAAGCGGGGCAATCCGCTCTTTGTCGCCGTGCCCTTCAGTGAGAGTCTGCTTACCGGTGGCGTCAGGACGGCTCTTGCTTTGCAGCTTGTCCGGGACGGAACCATCAGCCAAGGCGTGGCCGCCGAGCTGGCCGGCATGAGCCGCAGCGATTTCCTGGATCTTATGGCTCGGCATCGCGTACCGGCAGCCGGTTACCCGGTTGACGAGTTGCGCGAGGAGCTCACGGGGCTTGGCCTCGACTGA
- the cas6e gene encoding type I-E CRISPR-associated protein Cas6/Cse3/CasE, with translation MYFSMITPKPGRERDAAASRATGPYREHQWLWQFFEAPEGTPRDFLFRSSDVDGMPRYHVVSARRPSPAMDGWDVQSREYDPKVAEGACLRFELRANPVVTHKREGKSRRDDVVMHAKREMLDARGLARWKDWVDEDKPPLYELVTNVCGQWLRSRAQQAGFAVIDGSLRVDNYNRVAEKAPKRANGKAIQLSTVDFSGELEVQDVERFRMALLQGIGHAKAFGCGLLLVRPA, from the coding sequence ATGTACTTCAGTATGATCACGCCAAAGCCGGGCCGCGAGCGCGATGCCGCGGCAAGTCGCGCGACAGGGCCCTACCGCGAGCATCAATGGCTGTGGCAATTCTTCGAAGCGCCGGAAGGCACGCCGCGCGATTTCCTGTTCCGCAGCTCTGATGTCGATGGCATGCCCCGTTATCACGTGGTTTCCGCGCGCCGGCCTTCGCCCGCGATGGACGGCTGGGACGTGCAGTCGCGCGAGTACGACCCGAAAGTGGCGGAGGGCGCATGCCTTCGTTTCGAGCTGCGTGCGAATCCCGTTGTTACGCATAAACGCGAGGGCAAGTCGCGCCGCGATGATGTCGTTATGCACGCCAAGCGCGAGATGCTGGATGCGCGCGGACTTGCACGCTGGAAGGATTGGGTCGACGAGGACAAGCCGCCACTGTATGAGCTGGTCACGAATGTCTGCGGGCAGTGGTTGCGTAGTCGCGCCCAGCAGGCGGGATTCGCGGTGATCGATGGCAGTCTGCGCGTAGACAACTACAACCGGGTGGCTGAGAAAGCCCCAAAGCGGGCCAACGGTAAAGCCATTCAGCTCAGCACGGTGGATTTCTCAGGAGAGCTTGAAGTGCAGGATGTAGAGCGATTCCGGATGGCGCTTCTGCAGGGTATCGGCCACGCGAAAGCGTTCGGTTGTGGCCTGTTGCTGGTGCGCCCGGCCTGA
- the cas5e gene encoding type I-E CRISPR-associated protein Cas5/CasD → MAFLVFQLQGSLAAWGATAVGDYRGTDIYPSASGVFGLLAAALGLRREQEAEHHRLAQGYGLAIGVLSTGTLMRDYHTVQMPSQSRMKGRPHATRRDELAHARTALTTIISKRDYRENAGWLVALQEKAEAPYSLDQLSSALAQPRFVLYLGRKSCPLDAPLCPRVLQADSAMEAFTGYAAEHDQAREANRDRWGNAPVEALPALSRLVWDESIDAGVDESSLTAMRKDRLISRGKWQFGDRVEHVAFLEAEG, encoded by the coding sequence ATGGCCTTCCTTGTTTTCCAACTGCAGGGGTCGCTGGCCGCCTGGGGTGCTACGGCTGTAGGCGACTATCGCGGTACGGATATCTATCCCAGCGCATCCGGCGTATTCGGACTCCTGGCTGCTGCGCTTGGCCTTCGCCGCGAACAGGAGGCTGAGCACCATCGATTGGCGCAGGGTTACGGATTGGCGATCGGTGTCCTGTCCACCGGGACACTGATGCGCGATTACCACACGGTGCAGATGCCTAGCCAATCCCGGATGAAGGGGCGCCCTCATGCGACACGGCGCGATGAACTCGCCCACGCGCGAACGGCGCTCACCACGATCATCTCCAAACGCGACTATCGCGAGAATGCCGGCTGGTTGGTCGCCCTTCAGGAGAAGGCCGAGGCGCCGTATTCCCTGGATCAGCTGAGCAGCGCGCTAGCGCAACCTCGGTTCGTGCTGTATCTCGGCCGCAAATCCTGTCCGCTCGACGCTCCGCTGTGCCCCAGGGTGCTGCAGGCTGATTCGGCGATGGAAGCCTTCACGGGATACGCCGCAGAGCATGACCAAGCGCGAGAAGCGAATCGTGATCGCTGGGGCAATGCACCAGTGGAAGCTTTGCCCGCTCTGTCACGGCTCGTCTGGGACGAGAGCATTGACGCTGGCGTCGACGAATCCAGCCTGACGGCAATGCGCAAGGACCGGCTCATCTCACGCGGGAAATGGCAATTTGGCGATCGAGTGGAGCATGTCGCCTTTCTGGAAGCGGAGGGCTGA
- the cas7e gene encoding type I-E CRISPR-associated protein Cas7/Cse4/CasC: MSRFIQLHILTQYPPSNLNRDDTGRPKTALVGDALRLRISSQSLKRAWRTSEVFGEALGASAYPAGEPVVRWGKVSTVLGTRTKEAGIRVYEALVERGVSEKDAHAWAQKIAERFGKRKKESKENPQNDLEIEQLAHVSPGERDAIDALVKSCAGRGSAPSDDELKLLRRPQHAVDIAMFGRMLADEPSHNMDAAVQVAHAFTVHKSAVEDDYFSAVDDLNEGLEDKGAGHIGERGYGAGVFYLYLCINRELLAENLDGDDALTEKALQALLHAVTKISPTGMQNSYASRAYASYVMAECGDQQPRSLSQAFLKPVRGNEEKGTFDLAVQALETRRDNFDKVYGSCAEEHRVMNVERGEGSLQELVDFVARC, encoded by the coding sequence ATGTCTCGCTTTATTCAGTTGCATATCCTTACGCAATACCCGCCATCCAATCTCAACCGCGACGATACCGGTCGGCCGAAGACCGCCCTGGTCGGCGATGCATTGCGTCTGCGCATTTCTTCCCAGAGCCTGAAGCGCGCCTGGCGCACCTCAGAGGTCTTCGGTGAGGCGCTTGGTGCATCGGCATATCCGGCGGGCGAGCCGGTGGTTCGCTGGGGCAAGGTGTCCACCGTGCTGGGCACACGCACCAAAGAAGCGGGCATCCGCGTCTACGAGGCGCTCGTGGAGCGTGGCGTATCGGAAAAGGATGCGCATGCCTGGGCGCAAAAGATTGCCGAACGCTTCGGCAAGCGCAAGAAGGAGTCCAAGGAGAATCCACAGAACGATCTCGAGATCGAGCAGCTCGCCCATGTCAGCCCGGGCGAGCGCGATGCGATCGACGCGCTCGTGAAATCCTGCGCCGGGCGTGGCAGTGCGCCAAGCGATGATGAGCTGAAGCTCCTGCGCCGGCCGCAGCACGCCGTCGACATCGCCATGTTCGGCCGCATGCTGGCTGATGAGCCATCTCACAACATGGACGCTGCGGTGCAGGTGGCACACGCCTTCACCGTCCACAAGAGCGCGGTGGAGGATGATTACTTCAGCGCCGTGGATGACCTCAACGAGGGGCTGGAGGACAAGGGGGCCGGTCATATTGGCGAGCGGGGCTATGGTGCCGGCGTCTTCTACCTCTATCTGTGCATCAATCGCGAGCTTCTGGCGGAAAACCTGGATGGCGACGATGCGCTCACCGAGAAAGCGCTACAAGCCTTGCTCCACGCCGTCACCAAGATCTCGCCGACCGGCATGCAGAACAGCTATGCCTCCCGCGCCTATGCGAGCTATGTCATGGCGGAGTGCGGGGACCAGCAGCCGCGGTCACTGTCACAGGCCTTCCTTAAGCCGGTGCGCGGGAATGAAGAGAAAGGGACCTTCGATCTCGCGGTCCAGGCACTGGAGACCCGTCGCGACAATTTCGACAAGGTTTATGGCAGCTGTGCGGAAGAACACCGCGTCATGAACGTCGAGCGTGGCGAGGGGTCGCTGCAGGAGCTTGTCGACTTCGTCGCGCGGTGCTGA